A stretch of the Oncorhynchus mykiss isolate Arlee chromosome 23, USDA_OmykA_1.1, whole genome shotgun sequence genome encodes the following:
- the LOC110502482 gene encoding alpha-2A adrenergic receptor-like, protein MCHNSGLVDLSCKDPSFNLMGCDNLTNSNKTLPGRLPYTVQTSVPLTILVGILILLTVFGNVLVVIAVFTSRALRAPQNLFLVSLACADILVATLVMPFSLANELMGYWYFGQVWCEIYLALDVLFCTSSITHLCAISLDRYWSVTQAIEYNSKRTPRRIKCIVLFVWVLAAIISFPPLISMEKEGAKEEGPTCKINEEKWYIIFSSTASFFAPCVIMILVYVRIYQVAKNRTRAPPGERRRGNNNPDKSQYGLVQQDPLERRNREGGRDGVEEGEEVNGIDVGEECSSSDGNENQCSIKMKLRKGKTKVSQVKLEDPSPKDYDAQQCVKVSRWKGRQNREKRFTFVLAVVMGVFVVCWFPFFFTYTLTAICESCCVPETLFNFFFWFGYCNSSLNPVIYTIFNNDFRRSFKKILCKKDRRGL, encoded by the coding sequence ATGTGCCATAATAGTGGATTGGTTGACTTGTCTTGTAAGGACCCCAGCTTCAACCTTATGGGGTGTGATAACTTGACCAACAGCAACAAGACTTTGCCTGGCAGGCTCCCTTACACTGTGCAGACTTCTGTGCCTCTGACAATACTGGTGGGTATCCTTATTCTCCTCACAGTGTTCGGTAATGTCCTAGTGGTCATCGCTGTGTTCACCAGCCGAGCCCTAAGAGCCCCTCAGAACTTGTTTTTAGTGTCCTTAGCATGTGCAGACATTCTAGTGGCCACTCTGGTGATGCCCTTTTCTCTGGCTAATGAACTGATGGGATATTGGTACTTTGGTCAAGTGTGGTGTGAGATCTACCTGGCCCTGGATGTTCTGTTCTGCACCTCGTCCATCACGCATCTGTGTGCCATAAGTCTGGACAGATACTGGTCAGTCACTCAAGCCATTGAGTACAACTCGAAAAGGACACCACGCAGGATCAAATGTATAGTTTTATTTGTGTGGGTGCTGGCTGCCATTATATCATTCCCACCTCTCATTTCAATGGAGAAGGAAGGGGCCAAAGAGGAGGGTCCCACATGTAAGATCAATGAGGAGAAGTGGTACATCATATTCTCCAGCACCGCCTCATTCTTCGCCCCCTGTGTGATCATGATTCTGGTCTACGTTCGAATTTACCAGGTTGCAAAGAATAGAACCAGGGCCCCTCCGGGTGAAAGGAGAAGGGGAAACAATAATCCAGATAAAAGTCAGTATGGCTTAGTTCAGCAGGACCCCCTGGAGAGAAGGAacagagaaggaggtagagatggagtggaggagggtgaggaggtcaATGGAATCGACGTGGGGGAAGAGTGCTCCTCGTCTGATGGGAATGAGAACCAGTGCTCCATCAAAATGAAGCTGAGAAAGGGAAAGACCAAAGTGAGTCAGGTGAAACTAGAAGACCCGTCCCCTAAAGATTATGATGCACAGCAGTGTGTGAAAGTGAGTCGGTGGAAAGGAAGGCAGAACAGAGAGAAGCGCTTCACCTTTGTTCTGGCTGTGGTCATGGGAGTGTTTGTTGTCTGCTGGTTCCCCTTCTTCTTCACGTACACACTCACCGCCATATGTGAGTCCTGCTGTGTCCCTGAGACATTGTTCAATTTCTTCTTCTGGTTCGGATACTGCAATAGCTCGCTGAATCCAGTCATTTACACTATTTTCAACAATGACTTCAGGAGGTCTTTCAAAAAGATCCTTTGCAAGAAGGATAGACGAGGGCTATGA